Proteins found in one Triticum urartu cultivar G1812 chromosome 4, Tu2.1, whole genome shotgun sequence genomic segment:
- the LOC125550717 gene encoding F-box/kelch-repeat protein At2g44130-like, with amino-acid sequence MRNQKSRVQECKVEHVDLIPGMPDDVAVDCLARVPHASFRSMRGVCRGWNTAAAAPDFALARAEAGANEDLVYLLQFGNPAAADADGAAPENAQAYGVSVYNVTTGEWRREGAAPPVPMFAQCAAVGSRLAVLGGWDPETFEPVADVHVLDASTGVWRRGAPMRSARSFFACAEAGGKIYVAGGHDKLKNALKTAEAYDAGADAWDPLPDMSEERDECDGMATVAGDRFLAVSGYRTGRQGGFERDAEWFDPASREWRRLERVRAPPSAAHVVVRGRVWCIEGTAVMEYRGERRSWREVGPSPPGLKAGTARAVAVGGGERVVVTGAIESEGGGTGHALWVFDVKSKSWTVVRPPPQFAGFVFSIGSVRV; translated from the coding sequence ATGAGGAACCAGAAGAGCCGTGTCCAGGAGTGCAAGGTCGAGCACGTCGACCTCATCCCGGGCATGCCGGACGACGTCGCCGTCGACTGCCTGGCGCGCGTCCCGCACGCCTCCTTCCGCTCGATGCGGGGCGTCTGCCGCGGCTGgaacaccgccgccgccgcgccggacTTCGCGCTGGCGCGCGCCGAGGCCGGCGCCAACGAGGACCTGGTCTACCTGCTGCAGTTCGGGAACCCGGCGGCCGCGGACGCGGATGGGGCCGCGCCGGAGAACGCCCAGGCGTACGGCGTGTCGGTGTACAACGTCACCACCGGCGAGTGGCGCCGGGAGGGCGCCGCGCCGCCCGTGCCGATGTTCGCGCAGTGCGCGGCCGTGGGGAGCCGCCTCGCCGTGCTGGGCGGGTGGGACCCCGAGACCTTCGAGCCCGTGGCGGACGTGCACGTGCTCGACGCCTCCACCGGCGTGTGGCGCCGCGGCGCGCCCATGCGGTCGGCGCGGTCCTTCTTCGCCTGCGCCGAGGCCGGCGGCAAGATCTACGTCGCGGGAGGCCACGACAAGCTCAAGAACGCGCTGAAGACGGCGGAGGCGTACGACGCGGGCGCCGACGCCTGGGACCCGCTCCCGGACATGTCCGAGGAGCGCGACGAGTGCGACGGCATGGCCACCGTCGCCGGCGACCGGTTCCTGGCTGTGAGCGGGTACCGCACGGGCCGCCAGGGCGGGTTCGAGCGCGACGCCGAGTGGTTCGACCCGGCGTCCCGCGAGTGGCGCCGGCTGGAGCGCGTGCGCGCGCCGCCGTCGGCGGCGCACGTGGTGGTGCGCGGCCGGGTGTGGTGCATCGAGGGCACGGCCGTGATGGAGTACCGCGGGGAGCGGCGCAGCTGGCGCGAGGTCGGGCCGTCCCCGCCGGGGCTCAAGGCCGGCACTGCGCGCGCGGTCGCCGTCGGTGGCGGCGAGCGCGTGGTGGTGACTGGCGCCATCGAGTCCGAGGGCGGAGGCACCGGGCACGCGCTGTGGGTGTTCGACGTCAAGTCCAAGAGCTGGACCGTGGTGCGCCCACCGCCGCAGTTCGCTGGCTTCGTCTTCTCCATTGGATCCGTGCGCGTGTGA